In one window of Pseudodesulfovibrio sediminis DNA:
- a CDS encoding B12-binding domain-containing radical SAM protein, with protein sequence MEAALLFPPPWAPWAPPYSIALLAAQAKARGHRINVYDLNIDMYRHVSEEEQIYWNDAYVNKWDSEEAVATMFEKHGNYIRKYAKRVASSRNAIIGISVSSASSLFAMEVARLIKHYDPGKYIVFGGPDCFRAEEFIGILQKSVADAICTGEGDVAWGELLDMFARAPEAIESVKGYVFRKGQDFVDTGDPDVIKDLDSLELPDYSFFKLKKYTIGGRACTMTSRGCINKCAYCSESPNFKFYRTRSAENIVSELRMLVDTFRSKKNPIPFVNFSDSLINGNIRVLEDLCERIIDSGLDIRWGGMALLRKEMTPQLLKLMKKAGFVEVMWGLESGSQRVLDLMQKKRFSIALAEEIISNAFDLGIDQYVNFIVGFPGETESMFLETAGFVVRHAHKFQKIGLPIMEIRRNSKVYDCPDDFSIQDPTAQLDWVTNDGVNTFALRKERRDYLSLLVESRLFDQGRY encoded by the coding sequence ATGGAAGCCGCACTACTATTCCCACCCCCATGGGCGCCTTGGGCTCCGCCCTATTCCATCGCGTTGCTTGCGGCGCAGGCAAAGGCCCGTGGACACCGGATCAACGTTTACGATCTCAATATCGACATGTACCGCCACGTGTCCGAGGAAGAACAGATTTATTGGAACGATGCTTATGTGAATAAGTGGGATTCCGAAGAGGCTGTGGCAACCATGTTTGAAAAACATGGGAACTATATCCGAAAATATGCCAAGCGGGTCGCATCGAGCCGAAATGCAATCATTGGAATCAGTGTCTCATCAGCCTCAAGCCTGTTTGCCATGGAAGTAGCTCGGCTCATTAAACATTACGATCCAGGGAAATACATTGTCTTTGGCGGTCCGGATTGCTTCCGGGCCGAAGAGTTCATCGGTATTTTACAGAAATCCGTGGCGGACGCCATCTGTACCGGAGAGGGAGACGTCGCCTGGGGCGAATTGCTCGACATGTTTGCGCGCGCTCCAGAAGCGATTGAATCAGTCAAAGGGTATGTCTTTCGCAAGGGACAGGATTTCGTGGACACGGGCGATCCTGATGTAATCAAAGATTTGGACAGCCTGGAATTGCCGGATTATTCTTTCTTCAAACTGAAGAAATACACAATTGGTGGACGCGCCTGCACAATGACCAGCAGAGGGTGCATCAACAAATGCGCCTATTGCAGTGAATCCCCGAACTTCAAGTTCTACCGAACACGTTCTGCAGAGAATATCGTTTCCGAGCTGCGCATGTTGGTGGACACTTTCCGGTCAAAAAAAAACCCTATCCCTTTCGTCAACTTCAGTGACTCACTGATCAACGGCAATATTCGCGTTCTTGAAGACCTGTGCGAGCGCATCATCGACAGTGGGTTGGATATCCGGTGGGGAGGCATGGCGTTGTTGCGCAAGGAAATGACGCCGCAATTACTCAAACTAATGAAAAAGGCCGGTTTTGTGGAGGTCATGTGGGGACTGGAGTCCGGCAGCCAGAGGGTGCTGGATCTGATGCAAAAGAAACGATTTTCCATTGCCCTTGCGGAAGAGATTATCTCCAATGCCTTTGACTTGGGCATTGATCAGTATGTAAATTTCATTGTCGGCTTTCCTGGGGAGACGGAAAGCATGTTCCTTGAGACCGCAGGGTTCGTGGTGCGGCATGCGCACAAATTCCAGAAAATCGGCTTGCCGATTATGGAAATAAGAAGAAATTCAAAAGTTTATGATTGCCCTGACGATTTTTCAATCCAGGATCCAACCGCGCAATTGGACTGGGTGACCAACGATGGGGTCAATACCTTTGCCCTACGGAAGGAACGCCGGGATTATCTCTCTCTTCTGGTGGAGTCGCGATTGTTCGATCAGGGGCGGTATTAG
- a CDS encoding glycosyltransferase family 2 protein, with protein sequence MTTRGKTAVVVLNYNGLKVNEACLNSLRQEGTPGVEVLFVDNDSTDGSFEKAQQEYPEFVHQQNGTNLFFAGGNNRGLETVLSGDTEFIFILNNDTVVEPGCIDRLQTFLERHPEVGACQPLLCSMDNPEKIASGGCRLGGVGKAWDHACGQPLETVGDKPYQVLGVTGGAMLVRTSVLRSVGLFDESFQMYFEDVDLSLRMRNAGWELYCVPTARVLHKGSASTVALGMWRRAYYCERNSYRVMLNNFPPGRLAMGYARGVPLAIVASAYNILTGRWRYGWSILKAVLLGVLDGIASLPQVWQQRKRPCRFEERVDWKVGYPPCPTEPMEDTRPTGQ encoded by the coding sequence GTGACTACACGAGGGAAGACGGCCGTGGTGGTGCTCAACTACAATGGCCTCAAGGTCAATGAAGCCTGCCTGAATTCTCTGCGTCAAGAAGGCACCCCTGGGGTGGAGGTGTTGTTCGTGGACAACGACTCCACAGACGGTTCCTTTGAAAAAGCACAACAAGAATATCCGGAATTTGTCCACCAGCAAAACGGAACAAATCTCTTTTTTGCCGGGGGTAACAATAGAGGACTGGAAACAGTTCTGTCCGGGGACACGGAGTTCATCTTCATTCTCAACAACGACACCGTCGTAGAGCCCGGCTGTATCGATCGTCTACAGACTTTCCTGGAGAGACACCCGGAGGTTGGTGCCTGCCAACCGCTGCTGTGCAGCATGGACAACCCTGAAAAAATAGCCTCCGGAGGGTGTCGCCTGGGTGGAGTTGGCAAGGCCTGGGACCACGCCTGCGGGCAGCCGCTGGAAACAGTGGGAGACAAGCCATACCAGGTGCTCGGCGTTACCGGTGGGGCCATGTTGGTGCGGACCTCAGTCCTGCGCTCCGTGGGGCTGTTTGACGAGTCCTTCCAAATGTATTTCGAGGATGTGGACCTGAGTTTGCGCATGCGCAACGCCGGCTGGGAATTGTATTGTGTCCCGACTGCTCGGGTGCTGCACAAGGGGTCGGCCTCCACGGTTGCGCTGGGCATGTGGCGACGCGCCTATTATTGCGAACGCAATTCATACCGGGTGATGCTCAACAACTTTCCCCCCGGACGGCTTGCCATGGGCTACGCTCGGGGAGTGCCCCTGGCCATAGTTGCCTCGGCATATAACATCCTGACCGGCAGATGGCGATATGGCTGGAGTATCCTCAAGGCTGTTTTGCTTGGCGTGTTGGACGGCATCGCCAGTCTGCCGCAAGTATGGCAGCAACGAAAACGCCCCTGCCGATTTGAAGAGCGTGTTGACTGGAAGGTGGGATACCCCCCCTGCCCGACCGAGCCAATGGAAGACACCCGGCCCACCGGACAGTGA
- a CDS encoding ABC transporter ATP-binding protein, whose protein sequence is MSSAILTLDSVDYRFRVRKKGFKFVNFQALEDICLSLHEGETLGVIGDNGAGKSTLLKIIAGILMPTRGKVVHHRELSTSLLSLQIGFSPQLSGVDNAIMGGMLAGYSRREAQSHLEEIIEFSELGERIYDPLKSYSSGMQARLGFAVAMTVGPDILLVDEVLGVGDAAFQAKSMARMQERMISGQTVVFVSHSVPVVRQLCTRAVWLDQGRVHLSGDVEKVLEAYVAKGGGNATNS, encoded by the coding sequence GTGAGTAGCGCTATTCTTACATTGGATTCCGTGGATTACCGTTTCCGCGTCAGAAAGAAGGGCTTCAAATTCGTCAATTTTCAAGCTCTTGAAGACATCTGCCTGTCTCTGCACGAAGGAGAAACCCTGGGGGTGATCGGCGACAACGGGGCCGGAAAATCCACTCTGCTCAAAATAATCGCCGGCATCCTCATGCCGACCCGGGGCAAGGTGGTGCATCACCGAGAACTCTCCACATCGCTGCTGTCATTGCAAATCGGTTTCTCGCCACAATTGTCCGGCGTGGATAACGCCATCATGGGAGGGATGCTGGCAGGCTACAGTAGACGCGAGGCCCAGAGTCATCTGGAGGAAATCATCGAATTTTCCGAACTCGGAGAGCGCATTTACGATCCCTTGAAATCGTATTCCAGCGGCATGCAGGCGCGTCTTGGATTTGCCGTAGCCATGACCGTTGGGCCGGACATCCTGCTGGTAGACGAGGTCTTGGGTGTAGGGGACGCGGCCTTCCAGGCCAAGTCCATGGCGCGTATGCAGGAACGGATGATCTCCGGCCAGACCGTGGTCTTCGTATCCCACAGCGTACCGGTAGTGCGGCAGTTGTGTACTCGGGCAGTATGGTTGGACCAGGGCCGGGTTCACTTATCCGGGGATGTGGAAAAAGTACTGGAAGCCTATGTCGCAAAGGGCGGGGGGAATGCAACGAACAGCTGA
- a CDS encoding DUF6933 domain-containing protein encodes MPYIGCTQKLLAEIKPAQILEPADKRGLQGWHGNIFRFFRRKSVLLVNDETRFAVFMPGLVKRDFMDFDKEL; translated from the coding sequence ATGCCTTATATTGGATGTACTCAGAAGCTTTTGGCCGAGATCAAGCCAGCACAAATCCTAGAGCCCGCTGATAAACGTGGGCTACAAGGCTGGCATGGCAATATCTTTAGATTCTTTCGTAGAAAATCCGTTCTTTTGGTCAATGATGAAACTCGGTTTGCCGTGTTTATGCCCGGATTGGTTAAAAGGGACTTCATGGACTTCGACAAGGAGTTGTAA
- a CDS encoding DUF364 domain-containing protein, which yields MGICKQLVESMQEQAEGRFLENLTIGLGYTAVYTDDGGIGVAYTPDSKKGECSVLPPNEDYEGRPASEVLDLLLSGRDLHRAIGLALINALNHAQAQKLPEDRDNSIMFDTLGIDQGTKVAMVGHFAPIVARLQERGAQVEFVDRGKGLGDELQFSERLDSWAEVAIVTSTSIINNTLDDLLTSMSNDVRVALMGPSTPLLKAPFQENVRLLAGTVPMDSEATLRAVRQAKGTPVIQKFSKKTLLVL from the coding sequence ATGGGTATTTGCAAGCAACTGGTAGAAAGCATGCAGGAGCAGGCAGAAGGCCGATTTTTGGAAAACCTGACCATTGGATTGGGATACACTGCCGTATATACTGATGATGGCGGCATCGGGGTTGCCTATACCCCCGACTCGAAAAAGGGAGAATGCTCGGTGCTGCCTCCCAATGAGGATTATGAAGGCAGGCCCGCATCCGAGGTATTGGACCTGCTCCTCTCGGGCAGGGATCTGCACCGGGCCATCGGGTTGGCGCTCATCAATGCCTTAAATCACGCCCAGGCCCAGAAGTTACCGGAAGACAGAGACAACTCGATTATGTTCGACACGCTGGGCATAGACCAAGGAACCAAAGTCGCCATGGTGGGCCACTTTGCTCCCATTGTTGCCCGTCTTCAGGAGAGGGGAGCCCAGGTGGAATTTGTCGACAGGGGCAAAGGATTGGGTGATGAGCTGCAGTTCTCGGAAAGGCTGGACTCCTGGGCTGAGGTCGCCATAGTGACCTCCACCAGCATCATCAATAATACGTTGGATGATCTGCTCACCAGCATGAGCAATGATGTGCGCGTGGCTTTGATGGGGCCTTCCACCCCATTGCTGAAAGCCCCGTTTCAAGAGAACGTACGTCTGCTCGCCGGCACCGTGCCCATGGATTCCGAGGCTACGCTCAGGGCTGTGCGGCAGGCCAAAGGCACGCCAGTAATCCAGAAGTTTTCCAAAAAAACACTTCTCGTACTGTAA
- a CDS encoding FkbM family methyltransferase encodes MSKRTSMSNKAKKGDEESVRPATCAVATRWGKLQTLSADTVIGPSLGRYGEWAQQEIGLCSALLQKGDGVVLAGANIGVQTIAYAQAVGPEGSVLAFEPQPEIYELLRLNVADNTPDNVTLHKVGLGNAEGVAYLEPLDYNASNNFGAIALSHSSFSASDREVNIKPLDAYAIASCRLLVVDCEGMEMDILRGAEATIARHTPCIYVESNTLEQAKRISSLLDTWNYQCFFHSPRYWTPDNHNRRGATADMEFAREFAVIGVPDTATKTQDIIHEFKDVVAIHGLDDIARIMFSGQSERVKLYWSGESDAMSETNSQTWAYPLCAVQKRVRAEINGVLGPTLRIDPCTQPTFFSLRSLRVRFYDGKGRAETVLQLPNEEAITQHASFSGVTYAPTLFGDLFCATSPEAHIAIPMPESCGMDSGQWVVEFDIRWLLSAVTAEAGGQLRMSDQEHNILEQYGKIVEEFNENRQHVEDMLSAQRELCSTINHIGLSSQEFGERVSALDHALSEKIRGIREDVQGSDTAVLAALDGVSKRQATFEDRMLKANADLTGLVAHLLQSRKPSLMSRLKRWGDSFLASSWAVGVRHWRLRRDTALVKDSGLFDPDYYLRNNPDVERDGMDPLLHFMQHGYKELRRPCESFDPRFYVSMYPDVESKGINPLLHYLLWGRAESRLPRPQSLSTGETGSCESPLQGTPEPEVQVDGVESVLSRLSERLRGNDFVVVTSHDNYTVSVGGVQAHMLHEQNAFTNKGVAYLHMYPLSPLASVSSPGQEVPVGVNLNGKPMGTMSTQDFSSLGLGLKAIQGANCRGVIIQHLLGWDLDAVEVLSTMLKTTVIFWLHDFFTVCPQYTLLRNERVYCDIPHPDSNSCLICLFGELRRRELPRFRTFFQHLSPVFLTPSEASKELWCSEYPEYREQVTITPHVVLHDIPDTESNRHTVAKSRFRPNIAYVGYPMPKKGWLAWRNFIDRHADISSRYNCFHLGNGKSDGRERFAEVNVTHADPEAMVRALREHDIDMVILWSTWPETFSYVMYEAVSAGCFILTHKQSGNIARAVERWGWGKVFDSEEALFAFLADEETMLAHLDSFRREHSAAKRMEFTIRTPELLLSDQREKDDEARSES; translated from the coding sequence ATGAGCAAACGTACTAGCATGAGCAACAAAGCGAAAAAGGGAGACGAGGAGTCGGTACGACCGGCCACTTGTGCCGTTGCCACCCGGTGGGGCAAGCTTCAAACCCTTAGCGCGGATACGGTGATCGGCCCCAGCCTGGGCCGCTATGGCGAATGGGCCCAACAGGAAATCGGGTTGTGTTCCGCATTGTTGCAGAAGGGAGACGGCGTGGTGTTGGCGGGTGCCAATATTGGTGTCCAGACCATCGCTTACGCGCAGGCTGTGGGGCCGGAGGGCAGTGTCCTCGCCTTTGAGCCTCAACCCGAAATTTATGAATTGTTACGCCTGAATGTGGCCGACAATACTCCTGACAACGTCACTCTGCACAAGGTCGGCCTGGGTAATGCCGAGGGAGTCGCCTATCTTGAGCCGCTTGACTATAATGCATCCAATAATTTTGGCGCCATAGCACTCAGCCATTCCTCCTTCAGTGCGTCGGACCGGGAAGTGAATATCAAACCGTTGGATGCATATGCTATCGCGTCCTGCCGACTTCTGGTGGTGGATTGCGAGGGCATGGAGATGGACATCCTGCGCGGGGCGGAGGCGACCATCGCTCGACATACTCCATGTATCTATGTGGAAAGTAACACGCTGGAGCAGGCGAAACGAATTTCATCATTGCTTGATACTTGGAATTATCAGTGCTTTTTTCATTCTCCGCGATACTGGACGCCTGACAATCACAACCGGCGAGGTGCTACCGCCGACATGGAGTTTGCCAGAGAGTTCGCGGTGATAGGTGTTCCCGATACCGCCACCAAAACGCAGGACATCATCCATGAATTCAAGGATGTGGTTGCCATACATGGTCTGGACGACATTGCCCGGATCATGTTCAGTGGACAGTCCGAACGGGTCAAACTTTACTGGTCCGGTGAATCGGATGCCATGAGCGAAACGAATTCCCAAACCTGGGCCTATCCGTTATGCGCGGTCCAAAAAAGGGTTCGTGCCGAGATCAATGGTGTGCTCGGTCCTACTCTGCGAATCGACCCCTGTACACAGCCGACCTTCTTCAGTCTGCGCTCCCTGCGCGTCCGTTTTTATGATGGAAAAGGCCGGGCCGAAACTGTTCTCCAACTACCGAATGAAGAAGCCATAACGCAGCACGCGAGTTTCTCCGGAGTGACCTACGCGCCAACCTTGTTTGGAGATCTGTTCTGTGCCACCTCACCGGAAGCGCATATTGCTATCCCCATGCCCGAATCCTGCGGTATGGACAGTGGCCAGTGGGTCGTTGAATTCGATATTCGCTGGCTCCTTTCTGCCGTTACCGCGGAAGCCGGAGGGCAACTCCGTATGTCGGATCAGGAACACAACATTCTGGAACAGTACGGCAAGATAGTTGAAGAATTCAACGAGAACAGGCAGCACGTGGAAGACATGCTCTCAGCTCAACGCGAACTCTGCTCGACCATCAATCATATCGGTCTGTCTTCCCAGGAGTTTGGAGAGCGGGTCTCCGCTCTGGATCACGCGTTGAGCGAAAAGATTCGAGGGATTCGCGAGGACGTACAAGGGAGCGATACTGCTGTCCTTGCGGCACTGGACGGCGTTTCCAAACGGCAGGCAACCTTCGAAGACCGGATGCTCAAGGCCAATGCCGATTTGACTGGGCTGGTCGCGCACCTCTTGCAGTCAAGGAAACCCAGTCTCATGAGCAGGCTCAAGCGGTGGGGCGACTCTTTTCTGGCGAGTTCCTGGGCCGTGGGGGTCCGGCACTGGCGCCTTCGCCGTGACACAGCTCTTGTCAAGGATTCCGGCTTGTTCGACCCTGATTATTACCTGCGTAACAATCCTGATGTTGAGCGGGATGGAATGGACCCGCTTCTGCATTTCATGCAGCATGGGTACAAGGAGTTGCGCCGTCCGTGCGAGTCCTTTGATCCTCGATTCTACGTAAGCATGTATCCAGATGTTGAAAGCAAGGGCATTAATCCGCTGCTGCATTACCTGCTTTGGGGCAGGGCGGAATCGCGTTTGCCGCGTCCGCAATCCCTGTCTACCGGGGAAACAGGTTCATGCGAGTCTCCCCTGCAGGGTACCCCCGAGCCGGAGGTACAGGTGGACGGGGTCGAGTCCGTGCTGTCCCGCCTGAGTGAACGATTGCGAGGCAATGATTTCGTCGTGGTCACCAGCCACGACAACTATACGGTCAGCGTCGGGGGAGTGCAGGCCCACATGCTCCACGAACAGAATGCCTTTACCAACAAGGGCGTGGCCTATCTCCACATGTATCCCCTGTCGCCCCTGGCCTCGGTTTCATCCCCCGGGCAGGAGGTGCCCGTCGGGGTCAATCTCAACGGCAAACCCATGGGCACCATGAGCACGCAGGATTTCAGTTCCCTGGGACTCGGCCTCAAGGCTATTCAGGGCGCCAATTGTCGTGGGGTCATCATCCAGCATCTTCTCGGCTGGGATCTGGACGCAGTGGAAGTATTATCAACAATGCTCAAAACCACGGTCATTTTCTGGCTACACGATTTTTTCACGGTCTGTCCGCAGTATACCCTTTTGCGCAACGAACGTGTGTATTGCGACATTCCGCATCCTGACAGCAATTCCTGTCTTATCTGCCTCTTTGGAGAGTTGCGTCGTCGTGAGCTTCCCCGTTTCCGTACATTCTTTCAGCATCTCTCGCCGGTTTTCCTTACCCCGTCCGAGGCTTCGAAGGAACTGTGGTGTTCCGAATATCCAGAGTACAGGGAACAGGTCACTATCACCCCTCACGTGGTCCTGCACGACATTCCCGACACGGAGTCTAATCGCCATACGGTCGCCAAGTCGCGCTTTCGGCCCAATATCGCCTATGTCGGCTATCCCATGCCCAAGAAGGGCTGGCTGGCTTGGCGCAATTTCATAGACCGGCATGCGGACATCTCCAGCCGCTACAACTGTTTTCACCTTGGAAACGGCAAGTCGGATGGGCGAGAACGCTTTGCGGAGGTGAACGTCACCCATGCCGATCCGGAAGCGATGGTCAGGGCACTGCGTGAACATGACATCGACATGGTCATACTCTGGTCCACCTGGCCCGAAACATTTTCCTATGTGATGTACGAGGCTGTGTCCGCAGGCTGCTTTATCCTGACACACAAGCAAAGTGGGAATATCGCCCGGGCCGTTGAGCGGTGGGGGTGGGGAAAAGTCTTCGATTCGGAGGAGGCGTTGTTCGCTTTTCTCGCGGACGAAGAGACAATGCTCGCTCATCTCGACAGCTTCCGGCGTGAACACAGTGCCGCCAAGCGTATGGAGTTCACTATCCGAACGCCCGAATTGTTGCTGTCCGACCAAAGGGAGAAAGATGACGAGGCTCGCTCCGAGTCCTAG
- a CDS encoding ABC transporter permease, producing MTISVFMDLLLFRTFAGLRNEVSHYYLNYLWWVFSPLSTMLVFYLVFGVFLNQGTENYVGFLICGISSWQWFANTVNNSASSINNGRGLMLQVNIPKIFFPVEVLLMDSFKHAFVVCLLLIFLLIYPTPVSITWIALPLLLVIQFITNAAFALLVAMVVPFVPDLRFVVQTVIQLAFFGSGVFYSIDEVVLPKHRAIIYANPMAGLIKNYRDILLDAQWPDWNYLLWVFLGSSCLLACCILLITRLNHVYPRICQQ from the coding sequence ATGACAATATCCGTGTTTATGGATTTACTGTTATTCAGGACCTTCGCAGGGTTGCGCAATGAAGTGTCCCATTACTACCTGAACTATCTGTGGTGGGTGTTCTCACCGCTTTCCACCATGCTGGTTTTTTATCTCGTCTTTGGCGTATTCCTGAATCAAGGAACCGAGAATTACGTGGGATTTCTGATCTGCGGCATCAGCAGCTGGCAATGGTTCGCCAATACGGTGAACAACTCGGCCAGCAGTATCAACAATGGACGCGGCCTCATGCTTCAGGTCAACATCCCCAAGATATTCTTCCCGGTGGAAGTGCTGCTCATGGACTCCTTCAAGCATGCATTCGTTGTATGTCTGCTGCTGATATTCCTGCTCATCTATCCAACACCGGTCAGCATCACCTGGATCGCCTTGCCGTTGCTCCTGGTCATACAGTTCATAACAAACGCCGCCTTTGCCCTGCTGGTGGCCATGGTGGTGCCGTTTGTGCCCGATCTGCGCTTCGTGGTGCAGACAGTGATTCAATTGGCTTTCTTTGGTTCGGGAGTCTTCTACTCAATCGACGAGGTGGTTCTGCCCAAACATCGAGCCATTATCTATGCGAACCCCATGGCAGGGCTGATCAAGAACTATCGTGACATACTCCTCGACGCACAGTGGCCGGATTGGAATTACCTTTTGTGGGTATTCTTGGGATCCTCGTGCCTGCTGGCCTGCTGCATACTGCTGATAACCCGTCTGAACCATGTCTATCCCAGGATTTGTCAACAGTGA
- a CDS encoding M48 family metalloprotease produces MKRRHFLASLATVAPALLIPGLAQAFGITLGDFEIDTDTVVDALKSGKKIAAGFKDITPEQEYYIGRSVSAYILTKYKPLKHNKSRQYVNVMGQTLAMASDLPETFGGYHFLVLDSDEINALSAPGGFVFVTKGLLQCCTTEDAMAAVLAHEIGHVQRQHGLQAIQKSRVSDGVTTLALTGTSTFSGGTLKELTTTFDGTIKDITTTMIDSGYSRSFEEEADTDAVTIMQRVGYNPNYIVDMLSVMKSRIKPDGRGFARTHPSPDDRMKVVTQAIGPYCKPKPNMNRGMRFLRMTGGM; encoded by the coding sequence ATGAAGCGCAGACATTTCCTTGCCTCTCTCGCGACTGTGGCTCCGGCTTTGTTGATTCCCGGCCTCGCACAGGCATTCGGCATCACGCTCGGGGATTTCGAGATTGACACGGATACTGTGGTTGATGCTTTGAAAAGCGGTAAAAAAATTGCGGCCGGGTTCAAGGACATCACCCCGGAACAGGAGTACTACATAGGTCGTTCCGTTTCCGCCTACATCCTGACAAAATACAAACCGCTGAAGCACAATAAAAGTCGGCAATATGTCAATGTCATGGGACAAACCCTGGCCATGGCTTCCGACCTCCCCGAGACCTTTGGCGGGTATCATTTTCTGGTTCTTGATTCAGATGAAATCAATGCATTGTCCGCGCCTGGCGGATTCGTCTTCGTGACCAAAGGCCTGCTGCAGTGCTGTACAACGGAAGACGCCATGGCAGCAGTGCTCGCGCACGAAATCGGCCATGTTCAGCGTCAACACGGCCTTCAGGCCATTCAAAAATCGCGCGTCAGCGACGGTGTGACCACGCTGGCCCTGACTGGTACATCCACCTTTTCAGGCGGCACTCTCAAAGAACTGACAACCACCTTTGACGGGACCATCAAGGACATCACGACCACCATGATCGACAGTGGCTACTCCCGCTCCTTTGAAGAAGAAGCGGACACGGATGCCGTGACCATCATGCAGCGGGTAGGGTACAATCCCAACTACATAGTCGACATGCTGTCCGTCATGAAATCCCGTATCAAACCTGATGGCCGGGGCTTTGCACGCACCCACCCCAGCCCCGATGATCGCATGAAGGTGGTGACTCAGGCCATCGGCCCGTACTGCAAGCCTAAACCGAACATGAACAGAGGAATGCGTTTTCTGCGGATGACCGGAGGAATGTGA
- a CDS encoding alpha/beta hydrolase — translation MNVYREFANAEDIDREYNAVSMVSDLNAYMAFDSDANETTRNELKCTLDVPYGHNVDETLDIFPAESADAPVVIFIHGGYWKSMSSRDFSLVAKGLVAIGFTVVIPNYSLCPSVVLPIITHQNRAAVAWVYEYIHTFNGDSGNIFICRHSAGAQQVGMLAATDWEGEYRVSKEAIRAGVPISGIFDLSPLYYSWLQPTLRLTHDCILRESALFQLPAGDMPLLVSVGADESSEFIRQAREYQTAAEQAGNSADLYIQEERNHFTTIRDLFFEDGRFTQRLLVFIEQNSR, via the coding sequence ATGAATGTCTACAGAGAATTTGCCAATGCTGAAGATATCGATCGGGAATACAACGCTGTTTCAATGGTTTCGGATTTGAATGCCTATATGGCGTTTGACTCTGACGCAAACGAGACAACCAGAAATGAGTTGAAGTGTACTCTGGATGTCCCTTATGGGCATAACGTTGATGAAACTCTGGATATTTTCCCCGCCGAATCAGCCGATGCACCGGTCGTGATCTTTATTCACGGCGGATATTGGAAAAGCATGAGCAGCCGCGATTTCAGCCTTGTCGCCAAAGGGCTTGTGGCTATCGGTTTCACTGTCGTTATTCCCAATTATTCGCTTTGCCCATCGGTCGTACTGCCGATAATAACGCATCAGAATCGGGCCGCTGTTGCGTGGGTGTATGAATATATCCACACATTCAATGGCGATTCCGGCAATATCTTTATTTGCAGACATTCTGCCGGTGCTCAACAGGTTGGCATGCTGGCGGCCACGGACTGGGAAGGGGAATATCGTGTGTCGAAAGAAGCCATTCGAGCAGGTGTTCCAATAAGCGGCATATTCGACCTATCCCCTTTGTATTATTCCTGGCTGCAACCAACACTCCGGCTAACGCACGATTGTATTCTGCGGGAGAGCGCCTTGTTTCAGCTTCCGGCAGGCGACATGCCGCTGCTTGTCTCTGTCGGGGCTGATGAATCTTCAGAGTTTATCCGGCAGGCCAGAGAGTACCAAACCGCAGCAGAGCAGGCGGGGAACAGTGCAGATTTATACATTCAGGAGGAGAGAAATCACTTTACGACAATCAGGGATCTGTTCTTTGAAGATGGCCGATTTACCCAAAGGCTCCTTGTCTTTATAGAGCAGAACAGCCGCTGA
- a CDS encoding SH3 domain-containing protein: MKCILKSSLLVTAALALVVSVALAAQMLSIQVRSGQLRDKPGYLSKVISKLSYGDRVEMLSEKNDWRKVKSPSGAAGWMHVSALSEQEIILKPTNKDVEAAAESDELALAGKGFNKQVEDKYKSEQKLDYATVNQMEKLTVSPNTIQKFMKDGGLAGEVK; encoded by the coding sequence ATGAAATGCATTCTGAAGTCATCGCTGTTGGTCACAGCGGCTCTCGCCCTTGTGGTCAGTGTGGCCCTGGCAGCGCAGATGCTGAGCATCCAGGTCAGATCCGGGCAGTTGCGGGACAAACCCGGCTATCTGAGCAAAGTCATATCCAAACTTTCCTATGGGGATCGTGTGGAGATGCTCAGCGAAAAGAACGATTGGCGCAAAGTCAAATCCCCCTCGGGTGCGGCCGGCTGGATGCACGTATCCGCGCTGTCCGAACAAGAGATTATCCTCAAGCCCACCAACAAGGATGTCGAAGCGGCAGCTGAGTCCGATGAGTTGGCATTGGCTGGCAAGGGGTTCAACAAACAGGTCGAAGATAAATACAAAAGCGAACAGAAACTGGATTACGCCACGGTGAACCAGATGGAAAAACTCACCGTATCACCGAACACGATCCAGAAATTCATGAAGGATGGCGGGCTTGCAGGAGAGGTCAAATGA